From a single Solanum dulcamara chromosome 4, daSolDulc1.2, whole genome shotgun sequence genomic region:
- the LOC129885870 gene encoding agamous-like MADS-box protein AGL81, which translates to MAEENQSKKKTINPKSYQVRKECIKRKSMELATLCDIKLCTIISGPQGELQTWPENLDAVKVVLDLYSQNLKPEKKDKESSKPEPVPVPEPQAEEEQGEKDLLTLVESKLDAVNKRIRFLENKNDVGKGKRLRVE; encoded by the coding sequence ATGGCAGAAGAAAATCAAAGCAAGAAGAAAACAATCAATCCGAAATCTTATCAAGTGAGGAAAGAATGTATCAAGAGGAAATCAATGGAGCTTGCAACACTGTGTGATATCAAGCTCTGTACTATTATTTCCGGTCCTCAAGGGGAACTTCAGACTTGGCCTGAAAATTTGGATGCTGTTAAAGTAGTTCTTGATCTCTACTCTCAAAATCTAAAACCCGAAAAGAAGGACAAGGAATCATCAAAACCAGAACCTGTACCAGTACCAGAACCACAAGCAGAAGAAGAACAAGGAGAGAAGGATCTCCTGACACTAGTGGAATCAAAGCTTGATGCTGTCAACAAGAGAATTCGTTTCTTGGAGAACAAGAATGATGTTGGTAAGGGGAAAAGACTGAGAGTTGAGTGA
- the LOC129885867 gene encoding uncharacterized protein At4g06598-like, which translates to MANSKGPCTMRNMMYNGKSSLLPPKSPFPSLAPSYVDYVPSSAFNQKGIQKPRDGHSHHQRTSSESCIIEEQPSWFDDLLNEPETPVRRGSHRRSSSDSFAYFDSANAANLDYIAQVDNKFRNMPPIPSWGSQDVDYYKDARQAASFADQNSSIRRKNREKDVSSTTVSHLRSLSSPGEDLRIQRSGSPCLPQDGDRPRSAGSDKQDVAESGPPYPRGSAEKKDSCQSKSSSSETDTKRAKQQFAQRSRVRKLQYIAELERNVQALQAEGSEVSAELEFLNQQNLILSMENKALKQRLESLAQEQLIKYLEHEVLERERGRLRALYQQQQPQPQPQPQLQQQKPSFSHRRTTSRDLDQQFANLSLKQNEAERDAVSGQLHI; encoded by the exons ATGGCAAATTCAAAAGGTCCATGTACCATGAGAAATATGATGTACAATGGGAAGAGCTCTTTACTGCCTCCTAAAAGTCCCTTTCCTAGTTTGGCCCCATCATATGTCGATTATGTCCCCAGTTCTGCTTTCAACCAAAAGGGCATTCAGAAACCCAGAGATGGACATTCACACCATCAGCGTACTTCCTCTGAAAGCTGTATTATAGAGGAGCAACCGTCTTGGTTCGATGATCTTCTTAATGAGCCAGAAACTCCTGTACGCAGAGGCAGCCATCGACGTTCATCTAGCGACTCCTTTGCATATTTTGATTCTGCTAACGCTGCAAACTTAGATTACATAGCTCAAGTTGATAACAAGTTCAGAAATATGCCACCTATCCCTTCGTGGGGGTCTCAAGACGTTGATTATTACAAAGATGCTCGACAAGCTGCTTCTTTTGCCGATCAAAACTCCTCAATCCGACGCAAGAATAGGGAAAAGGATGTATCTTCAACTACAGTATCACATCTCCGCAGCCTTTCCTCTCCTGGGGAAGATCTCCGTATTCAGAGGTCTGGATCGCCATGCCTCCCGCAAGACGGAGACAGGCCTAGATCTGCGGGAAGTGACAAGCAGGATGTAGCCGAATCTGGCCCTCCTTATCCAAGAGGGTCCGCTGAAAAAAAAGATTCTTGTCAGAGTAAGAGTTCTTCATCAGAAACAGACACAAAACGTGCGAAACA GCAATTCGCTCAGCGGTCACGAGTCAGAAAGCTTCAATACATAGCTGAATTGGAAAGAAATGTACAAGCTTTGCAG GCTGAAGGTTCTGAAGTGTCTGCTGAGCTTGAATTCCTTAACCAGCAGAATCTTATCCTCAGCATGGAGAATAAAGCCCTAAAGCAGCGCTTAGAAAGTTTAGCTCAGGAACAACTTATAAAGTATT TGGAGCATGAAGTTCTGGAAAGAGAAAGAGGAAGACTACGAGCGTTGTATCAGCAACAACAGCCACAGCCACAGCCACAGCCTCAGCTACAGCAACAGAAGCCATCTTTCAGCCATCGTCGCACCACTAGTAGGGATCTTGATCAACAATTTGCAAACCTCTCCCTGAAACAAAATGAGGCCGAGCGTGATGCTGTTTCAGGACAACTTCACATTTGA